A region from the Variovorax sp. RKNM96 genome encodes:
- a CDS encoding iron-containing redox enzyme family protein, translating into MPVSFQRVYLESAGYFMPGEPIPNDRMDAYIAPLNRMSERIKRRILAENGILTRHYAIDAEGVTQHTNAQLAAGAIRDCLQRGGAELSRVSLLASGSSGGDTLMPGFANMIQGELAAQPMETHSVHGICAAGVSAIQTAAQGIELGAHRSAMAVASEMPSRLFKRSRFAARGYETDFDSHFLRWMLSDGAGALLLSDGTPALAGAPGLRLKLKWVHQRAFSGDYPVCMQLGLTEDRARGHLDFGSWAEAEAAGALSLRQDIRLLPHLFDIGIHEYAGLVRDGWVDPKRVDHFLCHYSSEKFIPVVEDLMNKADLSIPRERWWSNLAWRGNTGAASILIMLAEFLHTKALKPGEQIFCYVPESGRFMAAYMLLEVEATDAVPVTMAAPRAAVPDDDLVIAPPHDPAAAPEGLGALLTELAAIWHDYRSRVWRTPLIRQIRERRLALPDYLNWMEQWVPQVREGSKWMREGAASLSKPYQMLASLIDVHAGEEQNDFNILFSDYRKAGGTVAQIDDLRRNPGGEALNAYLHGLAATRDPIGLLGAIYIIEGTGQRIVPALLPLIKASVKLPPDAFRFLEYHGHNDENHLNRWLAAVEMVMAVEGQARAARQIIDTARHTAALYLMQFQHITERMPHEPNA; encoded by the coding sequence ATGCCTGTTTCATTCCAACGCGTGTACCTCGAGAGCGCCGGCTATTTCATGCCGGGCGAGCCCATTCCCAACGACCGCATGGACGCGTACATCGCGCCGCTCAACCGCATGTCCGAGCGCATCAAGCGGCGCATCCTTGCGGAGAACGGCATCCTCACGCGGCACTACGCCATCGATGCGGAGGGCGTGACGCAGCACACCAATGCGCAGCTCGCCGCGGGCGCGATCCGCGACTGCCTGCAGCGCGGCGGCGCGGAGCTGTCGCGCGTGTCGCTGCTGGCCAGCGGCTCCTCGGGTGGCGACACGCTGATGCCGGGGTTCGCCAACATGATCCAGGGCGAGCTCGCGGCGCAGCCGATGGAGACGCATTCGGTGCACGGCATCTGCGCGGCCGGTGTATCGGCGATCCAGACGGCTGCGCAGGGCATCGAGCTGGGGGCGCATCGCAGCGCGATGGCGGTGGCGAGCGAGATGCCGTCGCGGCTTTTCAAGCGCTCGCGCTTCGCGGCGCGCGGCTACGAGACCGACTTCGACTCGCACTTCCTGCGCTGGATGCTGTCCGATGGCGCGGGGGCGTTGCTGCTGTCCGATGGCACGCCCGCGCTGGCTGGCGCACCTGGTCTTCGCCTGAAGCTGAAATGGGTGCACCAGCGCGCCTTCTCAGGCGACTACCCCGTGTGCATGCAGCTCGGCCTGACCGAGGACCGCGCACGCGGCCACCTCGACTTCGGTTCCTGGGCCGAGGCCGAAGCCGCCGGCGCGCTCTCGCTGCGGCAGGACATTCGCCTGTTGCCGCACCTGTTCGACATCGGCATTCACGAATACGCGGGGCTGGTGCGCGACGGCTGGGTCGACCCGAAGCGGGTCGATCACTTCCTGTGCCACTACTCGTCGGAGAAATTCATCCCGGTGGTCGAGGACCTGATGAACAAGGCCGATCTTTCGATTCCGCGCGAGCGTTGGTGGAGCAACCTCGCGTGGCGCGGCAACACGGGAGCGGCGTCGATCCTGATCATGCTGGCCGAATTCCTGCACACCAAGGCGCTGAAGCCGGGCGAACAGATCTTCTGCTACGTGCCCGAGTCGGGGCGCTTCATGGCGGCGTACATGCTGCTGGAAGTCGAGGCGACCGATGCGGTGCCTGTGACGATGGCGGCGCCCCGTGCGGCGGTGCCGGACGACGATCTCGTCATTGCACCTCCGCACGACCCGGCTGCCGCCCCCGAAGGCCTCGGCGCCTTGCTCACCGAACTGGCCGCCATCTGGCACGACTACCGTTCCCGCGTCTGGCGCACGCCGCTGATCCGCCAGATACGCGAACGTCGCCTGGCCTTGCCCGACTACCTGAACTGGATGGAACAGTGGGTGCCGCAGGTGCGCGAAGGCAGCAAGTGGATGCGCGAAGGCGCCGCCTCGCTGAGCAAGCCGTACCAGATGCTGGCTTCGCTGATCGACGTGCATGCGGGCGAGGAGCAGAACGACTTCAACATCCTCTTCAGCGACTACAGGAAGGCGGGCGGCACGGTCGCGCAGATCGACGACCTGCGCCGCAACCCCGGCGGCGAGGCGCTCAACGCCTATCTGCACGGCCTGGCCGCCACGCGCGATCCGATCGGCTTGCTGGGTGCGATCTACATCATCGAAGGCACGGGCCAGCGCATCGTGCCGGCGCTGCTGCCGCTCATCAAGGCGAGCGTGAAGCTGCCGCCCGATGCCTTCCGCTTTCTCGAGTACCACGGCCACAACGACGAAAACCACCTGAACCGCTGGCTCGCCGCGGTCGAGATGGTGATGGCCGTCGAAGGGCAAGCCCGCGCGGCCCGCCAGATCATCGACACGGCGCGCCACACGGCCGCGCTGTACCTGATGCAGTTCCAGCACATCACGGAGCGGATGCCGCATGAGCCGAACGCCTGA
- a CDS encoding phospholipase D family protein, translated as MNGWDRLLRMALAGFLLAVLAACGSLPPARERPAEHAASADPSTKLAKIAADSTPPGEHSGFRLMPLGVYSLDARIQLAQRAQQSLVVQYYQLENDAVGRLLLRTLREAAARGVKVRVLVDDLYTVKSQQLLLALSETPNVQVRLYNPFCCGRNGFLSRFAASPFEIVRLNHRMHNKLFIADGVMAVVGGRNIADEYFVLSEAQNFIDMDALVVGKVVPQLESIFDAYWNSVQVWPIADIVKGEGGRMPGSAEFDDWIGMAAPPPKIVLPPSDILGYGPIAEELDGGRMGLLWGEARAIADPPTKPATMTAEEAISTSVTMKVWGLLMDAKTEVDLTSPYLVPGERGMAAFDDLAKRKVKLTLLTNSLAANDEPLVHTGYARYRERLLQSGADLYELSPQRTSKGERFGMFGKSLGRLHAKTAAIDKTRIFIGSMNLDPRSASQNTEMGLVVDSPQLAREMLRIINISKLQNSYRLRLAKDTGTLQWLTNDGEKEVILTSEPESGFFQRFYNMLIAPIVPEMLL; from the coding sequence ATGAACGGCTGGGATCGACTTCTGCGCATGGCGCTCGCGGGCTTTCTGCTGGCAGTGCTCGCTGCCTGCGGCTCGCTGCCGCCGGCGAGAGAGCGGCCCGCCGAGCACGCCGCCTCGGCCGACCCATCGACCAAGTTGGCAAAGATCGCGGCCGACTCCACGCCGCCCGGCGAGCATTCCGGCTTCCGGCTGATGCCGCTCGGCGTGTACTCGCTCGACGCGCGCATCCAGCTCGCGCAGCGCGCCCAGCAGTCGCTGGTGGTGCAGTACTACCAGCTCGAGAACGACGCGGTCGGCCGCCTGCTGCTGCGCACACTGCGCGAAGCCGCGGCGCGCGGCGTGAAGGTGCGGGTGCTGGTGGACGACCTCTACACCGTCAAAAGCCAGCAACTGCTGCTGGCGCTGTCGGAAACGCCCAATGTGCAGGTGCGGCTCTACAACCCGTTCTGCTGCGGCCGTAACGGTTTTCTCTCGCGCTTCGCGGCTTCGCCGTTCGAGATCGTGCGGCTCAACCACCGCATGCACAACAAGCTCTTCATCGCCGATGGCGTGATGGCGGTGGTGGGTGGGCGCAACATCGCCGACGAGTATTTCGTGCTGAGCGAGGCGCAGAACTTCATCGACATGGACGCGCTGGTGGTCGGCAAGGTGGTGCCGCAGCTCGAATCCATCTTCGACGCCTACTGGAACAGCGTGCAGGTCTGGCCCATCGCAGACATCGTGAAGGGCGAGGGCGGCCGCATGCCGGGCAGCGCGGAGTTCGACGACTGGATCGGCATGGCCGCGCCGCCGCCGAAGATCGTGCTGCCGCCGTCCGACATCCTGGGCTATGGGCCGATCGCCGAAGAGCTCGACGGCGGCCGCATGGGCCTCCTGTGGGGCGAGGCGCGCGCCATCGCCGACCCGCCGACCAAGCCCGCGACCATGACGGCCGAGGAGGCCATCTCCACCAGCGTGACGATGAAGGTCTGGGGCCTCCTGATGGACGCCAAGACCGAGGTCGACCTGACCTCGCCGTATCTCGTGCCGGGCGAGCGCGGCATGGCGGCGTTCGACGACCTGGCCAAGCGCAAGGTCAAGCTCACGCTGCTGACCAATTCGCTGGCTGCCAACGACGAGCCACTGGTGCACACCGGCTATGCCCGCTACCGCGAGCGGCTGCTGCAAAGCGGCGCCGACCTGTACGAACTGAGCCCGCAGCGCACCAGCAAGGGCGAGCGCTTCGGCATGTTCGGCAAGTCGCTCGGCCGGCTGCACGCCAAGACCGCCGCCATCGACAAGACGCGCATCTTCATCGGCTCGATGAACCTGGACCCGCGCTCGGCCAGCCAGAACACCGAGATGGGCCTCGTGGTGGACAGCCCACAGCTGGCGCGCGAGATGCTGCGCATCATCAACATCAGCAAGCTGCAGAACTCCTACCGGCTGCGGCTGGCCAAGGACACCGGCACGCTGCAGTGGCTCACCAACGATGGAGAGAAGGAGGTGATCCTCACCTCCGAGCCCGAGTCGGGGTTCTTCCAGCGCTTCTACAACATGCTCATCGCGCCCATCGTCCCCGAGATGCTGTTGTAG
- a CDS encoding fatty acid desaturase has product MAPSPEASRRLPRLRHWRDWQSLAYLVALPALAAWQWVNGFNVLLYALMLFLTLGIGVIHHNHVHLRMWRGRRMNRLTDFWITLLQGHPTFVFWPAHVANHHRHRHGPKDVARTYRFGGDTNHLWGYLLHPFQAVWVLVPVFVGWLARLRAHRRGAWRYCIAQYVLWLGSWAVLLAVDWRKALLFVIVPQLHGLHWLLATNYLQHAHADGRKPSREEALRDTPRRRLNYARNFEGLVNPLLFNIGLHTAHHENPHAHWSELTQLHRTRYRAQVDPVLNEGGLVPYMVRVFVLGTVWPRFRSRSLMPPDSSTH; this is encoded by the coding sequence ATGGCACCCTCGCCTGAGGCGTCGCGCCGCCTGCCGCGCCTGCGGCACTGGCGCGATTGGCAAAGCCTTGCGTACCTGGTCGCGCTGCCTGCGCTGGCGGCGTGGCAGTGGGTGAACGGCTTCAACGTGCTGCTCTATGCGCTGATGCTGTTCCTCACGCTCGGCATCGGCGTGATCCACCACAACCACGTGCACCTGCGCATGTGGCGCGGACGGCGCATGAACCGGCTGACGGATTTCTGGATCACGCTGCTGCAAGGCCACCCGACCTTCGTGTTCTGGCCCGCGCACGTGGCCAACCACCATCGCCACCGGCATGGCCCGAAAGACGTGGCGCGCACCTACCGCTTCGGCGGCGACACCAACCACCTGTGGGGCTATCTGCTGCATCCGTTCCAGGCGGTGTGGGTGCTGGTGCCGGTGTTCGTCGGCTGGCTTGCGCGGTTGCGGGCGCATCGGCGGGGTGCCTGGCGCTACTGCATCGCGCAGTACGTGCTGTGGCTGGGGAGCTGGGCCGTGCTGCTGGCAGTCGATTGGCGGAAGGCCTTGCTCTTTGTGATCGTGCCGCAGCTGCACGGATTGCACTGGCTGCTGGCGACCAACTACCTGCAGCATGCGCACGCCGATGGCCGCAAGCCGTCTCGAGAAGAGGCGTTGCGCGATACCCCGAGGCGCAGGCTGAACTACGCGCGCAATTTCGAAGGGCTGGTGAACCCGTTGTTGTTCAACATCGGCCTGCACACCGCACATCACGAGAACCCGCATGCCCATTGGTCCGAGCTCACGCAACTGCACCGCACGCGCTATCGCGCGCAGGTCGATCCCGTGCTCAACGAGGGCGGGCTGGTTCCCTACATGGTGCGGGTCTTCGTGCTGGGGACCGTGTGGCCGCGTTTTCGCAGCCGCTCGCTGATGCCTCCCGATTCCTCCACTCACTGA
- a CDS encoding peroxiredoxin, which yields MARSILSRIALMTALAALAHPAWAALDIGDPVPKFTANAALGGKTFRYSLADALAKGPVVLYFFPAADSNDCSIEAHAFAEAVDKFAALGATVIGVSADDIDTLSKFSVKSCQSRFPVASDEAKTVINGFDALMQTRPDFANRLSYVISPDGKVAYYYQNLNPDKHVERMLNAVRALPKATAAK from the coding sequence ATGGCCCGCTCGATCCTCTCACGCATCGCCCTGATGACGGCCCTTGCCGCCCTCGCTCACCCCGCCTGGGCCGCCCTGGACATCGGCGACCCCGTGCCCAAGTTCACCGCCAACGCCGCGCTGGGCGGCAAGACCTTCCGCTACTCGCTGGCCGACGCGCTCGCCAAGGGACCGGTGGTGTTGTACTTCTTTCCGGCGGCCGACTCCAACGATTGCTCGATCGAGGCCCACGCCTTCGCCGAGGCGGTCGACAAGTTCGCTGCGCTGGGCGCCACCGTGATCGGCGTGTCGGCCGACGACATCGACACCCTCTCGAAGTTCTCGGTCAAATCCTGCCAGAGCCGGTTTCCGGTGGCATCGGACGAAGCCAAGACCGTGATCAACGGCTTCGACGCGCTGATGCAGACCCGGCCGGACTTCGCCAACCGGCTGTCATACGTGATCTCGCCGGACGGCAAGGTCGCCTACTACTACCAGAACCTGAATCCGGACAAGCATGTGGAGCGCATGCTGAATGCGGTGCGGGCGCTGCCGAAAGCCACGGCAGCGAAGTAA
- a CDS encoding sterol desaturase family protein produces the protein MAQTFTSLPALQVMLWGVLFFGSIYLGFGAITWLLTKRVLPALGIGRVLDPRPLQPGQLRRELSQSGISVLIFGLGMVFPWGLLQLGWARLDPDAGWRQIAVEILVLAVWNDVHFWINHRLLHTRLLRRFHGPHHRSFVTTPWATYSFHPIEALMLGNVILLPMVVHDFSFWSLAAVPVFSLFFNCVGHSNYDFFTGVSYSHWFAASRRHHLHHACHNGNYGFQFTFMDRLFRTRIAADAAEPHFQAFRDKEARRHGTLA, from the coding sequence ATGGCGCAGACCTTCACCTCACTGCCCGCCCTGCAGGTCATGCTGTGGGGCGTGCTTTTTTTCGGCAGCATTTATCTCGGCTTCGGCGCCATCACCTGGCTGCTGACGAAGCGGGTGCTGCCGGCGCTGGGCATCGGGCGGGTGCTCGATCCGCGGCCGTTGCAGCCGGGGCAGTTGCGGCGCGAGCTCTCGCAGTCGGGCATCTCGGTGCTGATCTTCGGGCTGGGCATGGTGTTTCCTTGGGGCCTGCTGCAGCTGGGCTGGGCGCGGCTCGATCCGGATGCGGGCTGGCGGCAGATCGCGGTCGAGATCCTCGTGCTCGCGGTGTGGAACGACGTGCATTTCTGGATCAACCACCGCCTCTTGCACACGCGCCTGCTGCGCCGCTTTCACGGGCCGCATCACCGCTCGTTCGTGACCACGCCGTGGGCCACCTACAGCTTTCACCCGATCGAAGCGCTGATGCTCGGCAACGTGATCCTGCTGCCGATGGTGGTGCACGACTTCAGCTTCTGGTCGTTGGCGGCGGTGCCGGTGTTCAGCCTGTTCTTCAACTGCGTCGGGCACTCGAACTACGACTTCTTCACCGGGGTGTCGTACAGCCACTGGTTCGCGGCGAGCCGTCGGCACCATCTGCACCACGCCTGCCACAACGGCAACTACGGCTTCCAGTTCACCTTCATGGACCGGCTGTTCAGGACCCGCATCGCGGCGGATGCGGCCGAGCCGCACTTCCAGGCCTTCCGGGACAAAGAGGCGCGGCGGCATGGCACCCTCGCCTGA
- a CDS encoding aldehyde dehydrogenase family protein, whose protein sequence is MQLNYIANADVPSSSGRTLPVIDPSDGQPFDEIQRSNAADIDSAVRAARDCFEGVWHKVSAADRSRLLYKLSLKIAEHVDELALIEQRDCGKPVKQARADAVALVRYFEFYAGACDKLHGETIPYQDGYSVFTWREPHGVTGHIIPWNYPMQIFGRSVGGALAAGNVCVVKPAEDACLSLIRVAQLAAEVGFPAGALNIVTGYGHEVGDALARHEGIDHISFTGSPKIGTLIQQVAAERHCPVTLELGGKSPQIIFADADLDAAIPVVINAIVQNAGQTCSAGSRVLIQRAIYEPLLERLGHAFEALRVGPAAMDLDVGPLIRQTQQQRVWDFLSDAQHAGIPMVAQGIVVEEAPETGFYQAPTLLRDVPVGHRLAQEEVFGPVLAAMQFADEDEAVALANATQFGLVAGVWTADGSRQFRMARRVRSGQVFINNYGAGGGVELPFGGVKSSGYGREKGFEALYGFTTLKTVAVKHG, encoded by the coding sequence ATGCAGCTCAACTACATCGCCAACGCCGACGTCCCGTCCTCCTCCGGCCGCACCCTCCCGGTCATCGACCCGTCCGACGGCCAGCCCTTCGACGAAATCCAGCGCAGCAACGCCGCCGACATCGATTCCGCCGTGCGCGCCGCGCGCGACTGCTTCGAGGGCGTATGGCACAAGGTCAGCGCCGCAGACCGCAGCCGGCTGCTCTACAAGCTCTCGCTGAAGATCGCCGAGCATGTCGACGAGCTCGCGCTGATCGAGCAGCGCGACTGCGGCAAGCCCGTCAAGCAGGCGCGCGCCGATGCGGTGGCGCTGGTGCGCTACTTCGAGTTCTATGCCGGTGCCTGCGACAAGCTGCACGGCGAGACCATCCCCTACCAGGACGGCTACAGCGTCTTCACCTGGCGCGAGCCGCACGGCGTCACCGGCCACATCATTCCGTGGAACTACCCGATGCAGATCTTCGGGCGCAGCGTGGGCGGTGCACTGGCGGCGGGCAATGTGTGCGTGGTGAAGCCGGCCGAGGATGCGTGCCTCTCGCTGATCCGCGTGGCACAACTGGCAGCAGAAGTCGGGTTTCCGGCCGGTGCTCTGAATATCGTGACCGGCTACGGCCATGAAGTGGGCGATGCGCTCGCGCGGCACGAAGGCATCGACCACATCAGCTTCACCGGCAGCCCGAAGATCGGCACGCTGATCCAGCAGGTGGCGGCCGAGCGGCATTGCCCGGTCACGCTCGAACTGGGGGGAAAGAGCCCGCAGATCATCTTCGCTGACGCCGACCTCGATGCGGCCATTCCCGTGGTCATCAACGCCATCGTGCAGAACGCCGGCCAGACCTGTTCGGCCGGCTCGCGCGTGCTGATCCAGCGCGCCATCTACGAGCCGCTGCTCGAGCGCCTGGGCCACGCCTTCGAAGCCCTGCGCGTGGGCCCCGCGGCCATGGACCTCGACGTGGGCCCGCTGATCCGCCAGACGCAGCAGCAGCGCGTGTGGGACTTCCTGAGCGATGCGCAGCATGCCGGCATCCCGATGGTGGCGCAGGGCATCGTCGTCGAGGAAGCGCCAGAAACCGGCTTCTACCAGGCACCCACGCTGCTGCGCGACGTGCCGGTCGGCCATCGCCTTGCACAGGAAGAGGTGTTCGGCCCGGTGCTCGCCGCGATGCAGTTCGCCGACGAAGACGAAGCGGTGGCGCTGGCCAACGCCACGCAGTTCGGCCTTGTTGCCGGCGTGTGGACGGCCGACGGCTCGCGCCAGTTCCGCATGGCCCGGCGCGTGCGCAGCGGGCAGGTGTTCATCAACAACTATGGCGCGGGCGGCGGCGTCGAGCTGCCTTTCGGC